Proteins from a single region of bacterium:
- a CDS encoding DUF6599 family protein codes for MGPGSPRGSRRTPATFLLAALSALSLFAPAASAADAPRPYLSVLEERGGWKPVESPRIFGPDNLYLEIDGEAELFLPYGMERLTVALLGRAAAPGTELRLELFRMASPRDAYGIFSQHRYPDQEVLRVGSSEVAISDTTADFFRGEMFLRIRAKPGEGSRRNVADLARDVAAAFPGDGAPPGEAGILDRFEGRIAGSIIYQKRAMLGYECLSPGFEARYSKASVSGRLVLLPPVPGKEDGRWSRLARELPGYREVTPTLSRADLPGGTLWISRAGAHIVGVVGNVSREEAGTILPALARMVTGP; via the coding sequence ATGGGGCCGGGTTCGCCCAGGGGTTCCCGCCGCACTCCGGCGACGTTTCTTCTCGCCGCACTGTCCGCTCTTTCGCTGTTTGCACCCGCGGCGTCCGCCGCGGACGCCCCTCGTCCGTACCTTTCCGTCCTCGAGGAGCGGGGCGGGTGGAAACCCGTCGAGTCCCCGCGAATCTTCGGGCCCGACAACCTGTACCTGGAGATCGACGGCGAGGCGGAGCTGTTCCTTCCGTACGGCATGGAGCGGCTCACGGTCGCCCTGCTGGGCCGGGCTGCCGCGCCCGGCACGGAACTCCGCCTGGAGCTTTTCCGGATGGCTTCCCCCCGCGATGCCTACGGGATCTTCTCCCAGCACCGGTATCCGGACCAGGAGGTCCTGCGCGTCGGATCGTCGGAGGTCGCCATATCCGACACCACGGCCGACTTCTTCCGCGGGGAGATGTTCCTCCGCATCCGGGCAAAGCCGGGGGAGGGATCGAGGAGGAATGTTGCCGACCTGGCGAGGGATGTCGCGGCCGCCTTTCCCGGCGACGGCGCGCCGCCGGGGGAAGCGGGGATTCTCGACAGGTTCGAGGGACGGATCGCGGGATCGATCATCTACCAGAAACGGGCGATGCTCGGGTATGAATGCCTGTCTCCGGGATTCGAGGCCCGGTACTCCAAGGCCTCGGTTTCCGGTCGCCTGGTGCTGCTCCCGCCGGTTCCGGGGAAGGAAGACGGGCGCTGGTCCCGGCTTGCGCGCGAGCTGCCGGGATACCGTGAGGTCACTCCCACCCTCTCCCGTGCGGATCTTCCCGGCGGGACGTTATGGATCTCCCGGGCGGGGGCCCACATCGTCGGCGTGGTCGGAAACGTCTCCCGGGAGGAGGCCGGAACGATCCTCCCGGCGCTGGCGAGGATGGTCACCGGCCCATAG
- a CDS encoding DsbC family protein, with protein MKPFLPACAVAAILVLNLPIPAAAFRKEAGAAKGCAECHKLTKEEAGKILGKIVDNVVGVVPGPFPGVWEVDVARDGKTYPIYLDYSLKYLLNGQFIRLGDMANLTGERFADLNRVDVASIPLKNAIRVGSPSAKKKVIVLTDPTCPYCVKLHGEIKKAAAKDADAAFFVMPYPRNRNDKDTYRKCLAVVCSKSEKLLDDAYAGKELLPAACKTAAVDETMRLADRLKIQGTPTMILPDGRMFSGYMAAEEILALLK; from the coding sequence ATGAAGCCGTTCCTGCCCGCCTGCGCCGTCGCCGCGATCCTCGTCCTGAACCTGCCGATCCCCGCCGCCGCGTTCCGGAAGGAAGCCGGGGCCGCCAAGGGATGCGCGGAGTGCCACAAGCTCACGAAGGAGGAGGCGGGGAAGATCCTGGGGAAGATCGTGGACAACGTCGTCGGGGTCGTACCGGGACCGTTTCCCGGCGTCTGGGAGGTGGACGTCGCCCGGGACGGCAAGACGTATCCGATCTACCTGGACTATTCCCTGAAGTACCTCCTCAACGGGCAGTTCATACGACTTGGCGACATGGCGAACCTGACCGGGGAGCGCTTCGCCGACCTGAACCGCGTGGACGTCGCCTCGATCCCCCTCAAGAACGCCATCCGGGTCGGAAGTCCGTCGGCGAAAAAGAAGGTGATCGTCCTGACCGACCCGACCTGCCCCTACTGCGTCAAGTTGCACGGGGAGATCAAGAAGGCCGCGGCGAAGGATGCGGACGCGGCGTTCTTCGTGATGCCGTACCCGCGGAACCGGAACGACAAGGATACGTACCGGAAGTGCCTGGCCGTCGTCTGCTCGAAGTCGGAAAAGCTGCTCGACGACGCCTACGCCGGGAAGGAGCTCCTCCCGGCCGCCTGCAAGACCGCCGCGGTGGACGAAACGATGCGGCTCGCGGACCGGCTCAAGATCCAGGGGACGCCGACGATGATCCTCCCCGACGGGCGCATGTTCAGCGGCTACATGGCGGCGGAGGAGATCCTCGCGCTCCTCAAGTAG
- a CDS encoding DsbC family protein, with protein sequence MHRSLIAALFLAALILAAAPAAQAFTGEGCGSGVCTDCHKLTRDEAAKILGANVDNVLSVETSPVGGLWEVAVEREGKRWPLYIDFSKEYVIAGQIIQLSTQKNLTGGRMMSMNRIDVSQVPVAGSIVVGNKDAKRRIVVFDDPNCPHCARLHETAKGIVAKNPDVVFFVRPFPRNGDRPTYETALSIVCAGTTQALEDAFAGKPLPKGECGSKAVDETIQAAKRFNIRSTPTMIFPDGRVVTGALAADVILSLLKEGEAGGKAEPAAGKAEPKK encoded by the coding sequence ATGCACCGATCCCTTATTGCCGCGCTTTTCCTGGCGGCCCTGATCCTCGCCGCCGCCCCCGCGGCGCAGGCCTTCACCGGCGAAGGCTGCGGCAGCGGAGTCTGCACCGATTGCCACAAACTCACCCGCGACGAGGCGGCGAAGATCCTCGGCGCCAACGTCGACAACGTCCTTTCCGTGGAGACCAGCCCGGTGGGGGGGCTCTGGGAAGTGGCGGTCGAAAGGGAGGGCAAGCGGTGGCCCCTCTATATCGATTTCTCCAAGGAATACGTGATCGCGGGTCAGATCATCCAGTTGAGCACGCAGAAGAACCTCACGGGGGGCCGGATGATGTCGATGAACCGGATCGACGTTTCGCAGGTCCCCGTCGCCGGCTCCATCGTGGTGGGGAATAAGGACGCGAAACGGCGGATCGTCGTCTTCGACGACCCGAACTGCCCCCACTGCGCGAGGCTCCACGAAACGGCGAAGGGGATCGTGGCGAAGAACCCCGACGTGGTGTTTTTCGTGCGACCGTTCCCCCGGAACGGCGACCGGCCGACCTATGAAACCGCGCTCTCGATCGTCTGCGCCGGGACGACCCAGGCGCTGGAGGACGCCTTCGCCGGCAAGCCGCTTCCGAAGGGGGAGTGCGGCAGCAAGGCGGTGGACGAGACGATCCAGGCGGCGAAGCGGTTCAACATCCGCTCGACCCCCACAATGATCTTTCCCGACGGCCGCGTGGTCACCGGCGCACTGGCGGCGGACGTGATCCTGTCGCTTCTGAAAGAAGGGGAAGCCGGTGGGAAGGCGGAGCCCGCGGCAGGGAAAGCGGAGCCGAAGAAGTGA
- a CDS encoding cytochrome C → MTRRAPVAAVFGAVLIALLFGCSAVSQSPSVPPKHPEDLPPGRVDCLECHKDVSSGALKPYASIRHSRVFIDSHGSYARQGQSLCASCHAPAFCQECHTRKDELKPNEKMGDRPDRMAPHRGDYLVTHRIDGRLDPGSCFRCHGNKNDARCRRCHR, encoded by the coding sequence ATGACGCGCCGCGCGCCTGTCGCCGCCGTTTTCGGGGCGGTCCTGATCGCACTGCTCTTCGGGTGTTCCGCCGTCTCGCAGTCCCCGTCGGTGCCGCCGAAGCACCCCGAGGATCTGCCTCCGGGGCGGGTCGACTGCCTCGAGTGCCACAAGGACGTTTCCAGCGGGGCCCTCAAGCCGTACGCCTCGATCCGCCACTCCCGCGTCTTCATCGACTCCCACGGGTCGTACGCCCGGCAGGGGCAGAGCCTGTGCGCCTCGTGCCATGCCCCGGCGTTCTGCCAGGAGTGCCACACCCGGAAGGACGAGTTGAAACCCAACGAGAAGATGGGCGACCGTCCCGACCGGATGGCGCCGCACCGGGGGGACTACCTCGTCACCCACCGGATCGACGGCCGTCTCGACCCGGGATCGTGCTTCCGATGCCACGGGAACAAGAACGACGCCAGGTGCCGGCGGTGCCACAGGTAG
- a CDS encoding CxxxxCH/CxxCH domain-containing protein, translated as MTYGKSGRMFAGTAILLAAGLVMAACSTSTTTGGLLDTSGKHPAGFVETHPSYARPDGSACTECHGGDLKGGISKVSCFNVSRNSVGCHANGPAFHPATWVDTKSRPQGAAGWHGEAFLSGRLINGLACSACHTLGDITAPGSGKCVTCHFTYASVPVRRIPVGNGTLHNWVPDQVAGHGAAAFFDNAAVKAVCQTCHDTNNRFGNAPHCHNCHEPFPTFHVAGWRDPDQHGPVAKNAPTLTSGFSYCQTCHGADFRGAGSAPSCVNNPGNAGGACHGNSNNPGTPGLNQAPHSPRQWRISAGTPRTHTSVASDSGNAVVCFVCHRDRANTLNVPAPNPPFDNTAAAGCFNGTLCHGNTVPHSTGAVWLAGTGHGATAKADLTYCQGCHAAPALPLAGSNPRFNVLLNPSKPDSNCENCHKARTAHPPVDPAKAVGAPRWYFHRLSGNKAVACPECHGATLQGPAEGGVGPRCEDCHRLGPPLTSPACTTCHEKPPSGTPDQFPNKAGTHSIHNSFSGVTQVCDTCHSTAGFGSGANHFMDNVVNVVFLAKYNEKGVTGAYTPAAGGSNANGGTCANVNCHGGQTTPNWRLLNGIIVDTQCTSCHQFKSGLPRTRFNDYTNTVMPHTGTGTHAAQACTVCHDTVRLAAVHFIHLDNTAAWMQAGAQTIKISLGYPGGGSECTNTPSGCH; from the coding sequence ATGACCTACGGGAAGAGCGGTCGGATGTTTGCGGGGACAGCGATTCTGCTGGCGGCGGGACTCGTCATGGCGGCGTGCTCCACGTCGACGACGACGGGCGGCCTTCTGGACACGTCCGGGAAGCACCCCGCGGGCTTCGTCGAAACCCACCCCTCCTACGCGCGCCCCGACGGAAGCGCCTGCACGGAATGCCACGGGGGCGACCTGAAGGGGGGCATCTCGAAGGTCTCCTGCTTCAACGTCTCGCGCAATTCCGTGGGTTGCCACGCGAACGGCCCGGCCTTCCATCCCGCGACGTGGGTGGACACCAAGTCGCGTCCGCAGGGGGCGGCGGGGTGGCACGGGGAAGCCTTCCTCTCGGGCCGGCTGATCAACGGCCTGGCATGCTCCGCGTGCCATACGCTCGGGGATATCACGGCGCCGGGGAGCGGGAAGTGCGTGACGTGCCACTTCACGTACGCCTCCGTGCCGGTGCGGAGGATCCCCGTCGGGAACGGCACGCTCCACAATTGGGTTCCCGACCAGGTGGCGGGACACGGCGCCGCCGCCTTCTTCGACAACGCGGCGGTAAAGGCGGTCTGCCAGACGTGCCACGACACCAACAACCGTTTCGGCAATGCTCCGCACTGCCATAACTGCCACGAGCCGTTCCCGACGTTCCACGTGGCCGGTTGGAGGGACCCCGACCAGCACGGGCCGGTGGCGAAGAACGCGCCGACCCTGACCTCCGGGTTCTCCTATTGCCAGACGTGCCACGGTGCCGACTTCCGGGGTGCGGGGAGCGCCCCCTCCTGCGTCAACAACCCCGGCAACGCCGGCGGGGCATGCCACGGAAACTCGAACAACCCGGGCACGCCGGGGCTGAACCAGGCCCCCCACTCGCCCCGGCAGTGGCGGATCTCGGCGGGCACTCCGCGCACCCACACTTCCGTCGCCTCGGACAGCGGGAACGCGGTCGTCTGCTTCGTGTGCCACCGCGACCGCGCCAACACGCTGAATGTGCCCGCGCCCAACCCGCCGTTCGACAACACCGCGGCGGCGGGGTGCTTCAACGGGACCCTGTGTCACGGGAACACCGTTCCCCACTCCACCGGCGCCGTCTGGCTGGCGGGAACGGGGCACGGGGCGACGGCGAAGGCGGACCTTACGTATTGCCAGGGGTGCCATGCCGCTCCGGCGTTGCCGCTGGCCGGTTCGAATCCCCGCTTCAATGTCCTGTTGAACCCGTCCAAACCCGACAGCAATTGCGAGAACTGCCACAAGGCGCGCACCGCACACCCGCCGGTCGACCCGGCGAAGGCGGTCGGCGCTCCCCGCTGGTACTTCCACCGGCTATCGGGGAACAAGGCGGTCGCTTGCCCCGAGTGCCACGGAGCGACCCTCCAGGGTCCCGCGGAGGGCGGGGTCGGGCCGCGGTGCGAGGATTGCCACCGTCTCGGGCCGCCGTTGACCTCCCCGGCGTGCACCACGTGCCACGAGAAGCCGCCGTCGGGGACGCCCGACCAGTTCCCCAACAAGGCGGGCACGCACAGCATCCACAACTCCTTCAGCGGGGTGACGCAGGTGTGCGACACCTGCCACAGCACCGCGGGCTTCGGCAGCGGCGCGAACCATTTCATGGACAACGTGGTGAACGTCGTCTTCCTGGCCAAGTACAACGAAAAGGGCGTGACCGGTGCCTATACCCCCGCGGCGGGAGGATCGAACGCCAACGGGGGGACGTGCGCGAACGTGAACTGCCACGGCGGCCAGACCACGCCCAACTGGAGGCTGCTGAACGGCATCATCGTGGACACGCAGTGCACGTCATGCCACCAGTTCAAGAGCGGGTTGCCTCGAACCCGGTTCAACGACTACACCAACACGGTGATGCCGCACACCGGCACCGGGACGCACGCCGCGCAGGCGTGCACCGTTTGCCACGACACCGTCAGGCTCGCCGCCGTCCATTTCATCCATCTGGACAACACGGCCGCGTGGATGCAGGCGGGAGCGCAGACGATCAAGATTTCGCTGGGGTACCCCGGCGGCGGGAGCGAGTGTACCAACACGCCGAGCGGATGCCATTGA
- a CDS encoding DMT family transporter, which yields MRGKVGDSAARSYGRIYAGLVLTMVFWGSAFATSKMLVLEVAPEVAATLRFGIGSLLMMAILFRRAAKPIPARADWGRLAVVALIGVTGFNTLFFLGLSLAPASDAGMIIPTMSPVFTALAGMLFLGEGVRFGRVAGLAVSLAGAVLFFGGVLLHTAGQGGRLWGDVALVGAAMCWAATSILSRPLSVRIGAMPTAAWTIFLGSVVLLLISSPKLAAVPWTALTGRFWIVLAWVVIFPTVIAYILWMEGIRTIGSGPTTSFMFLAPVFALLIAAALLGERPTPMQGAGGALMLLGVWLVNRPG from the coding sequence ATGCGCGGCAAAGTCGGAGATTCGGCGGCGCGATCCTACGGGCGCATCTACGCGGGGCTCGTTCTCACGATGGTGTTCTGGGGGAGCGCCTTCGCCACGTCGAAGATGCTCGTCCTCGAAGTGGCGCCGGAAGTCGCGGCGACCCTCCGGTTCGGGATCGGTTCCCTGCTGATGATGGCGATCCTCTTCCGCCGGGCGGCGAAGCCCATCCCCGCGCGGGCCGACTGGGGGCGGCTGGCCGTCGTCGCGCTCATCGGCGTCACGGGATTCAACACCCTCTTCTTCCTCGGGCTCTCCCTGGCACCCGCCTCCGACGCGGGGATGATCATCCCCACCATGTCTCCCGTATTCACCGCGTTGGCCGGAATGCTCTTCCTCGGCGAGGGGGTCCGTTTCGGGCGGGTCGCGGGGCTCGCCGTTTCGCTCGCGGGGGCGGTTCTCTTCTTCGGGGGTGTCCTCCTGCACACGGCGGGGCAGGGGGGCCGGTTGTGGGGAGACGTGGCGCTCGTCGGGGCCGCGATGTGCTGGGCGGCGACCTCCATCCTGTCGCGTCCGCTGTCGGTGCGGATCGGCGCGATGCCGACGGCAGCGTGGACGATCTTCCTCGGGAGCGTCGTCCTGCTGCTGATCTCCTCCCCGAAGCTCGCCGCCGTTCCCTGGACGGCGCTGACGGGACGCTTCTGGATCGTGCTCGCGTGGGTGGTGATCTTCCCCACGGTGATCGCCTACATCCTGTGGATGGAGGGGATCCGGACGATCGGGTCGGGGCCGACCACGTCGTTCATGTTCCTTGCGCCCGTCTTCGCCCTGCTGATCGCCGCCGCGCTGCTCGGCGAGCGTCCGACCCCGATGCAGGGGGCGGGCGGCGCGCTGATGCTGCTCGGCGTATGGCTGGTGAATCGTCCCGGATAG
- a CDS encoding pyridoxal phosphate-dependent aminotransferase yields the protein MKPGRFTPSRRAAAVQPPIIPIVAGWIGETPGTISLGQGVVHYGPPREAVDAIPEFLASVPHHRYIPDAGLPELRKAFEGKLRAENGIDAPFERRIYVTVGANQAFLNAVLAICDPGDEVILLSPYYFNHEMAITLASAVPVPVPVDERLQPDLPAIAAAITKRTRAIVTVSPNNPTGAVYPRETLEAIHRLCAERGLYHVSDEAYEYFTYDGARHFSPGSLGGEHVISLYSLSKAYGMASWRVGFLVAPERLHRDLMKIQDTVVVSGPAISQYVGLRAMQVGRAHCASHLPSLAGVRGKVLARLSDAGDLLEVPRAEGAFYLFAKANTEMSAIALSERLVREHRVAVIPGETFGVTRGCWLRIAYGSLREETAVEGIDRFVNGVRVILGR from the coding sequence ATGAAGCCGGGACGCTTCACGCCATCCCGCCGTGCGGCGGCGGTCCAGCCCCCCATCATCCCGATCGTGGCGGGGTGGATCGGCGAGACGCCGGGGACGATCTCGCTTGGGCAAGGGGTGGTCCATTACGGCCCGCCTCGCGAGGCGGTCGACGCGATCCCGGAGTTCCTCGCGTCCGTCCCCCACCACCGGTACATTCCCGACGCCGGTCTCCCGGAGCTCCGGAAGGCGTTCGAGGGGAAGCTGCGCGCCGAGAACGGGATCGACGCCCCGTTCGAGCGCAGGATCTACGTGACGGTCGGCGCGAACCAGGCGTTCCTGAACGCGGTCCTCGCGATCTGCGATCCCGGGGACGAGGTGATCCTCCTCTCCCCGTACTACTTCAACCACGAGATGGCGATCACCCTCGCCTCCGCGGTCCCCGTGCCCGTACCCGTCGACGAACGGCTCCAGCCGGACCTTCCCGCGATCGCCGCGGCGATCACGAAGCGGACGCGCGCGATCGTCACGGTGTCGCCGAACAACCCCACCGGGGCGGTCTATCCCCGGGAGACGCTGGAGGCGATCCACCGGCTTTGCGCGGAGCGGGGGCTCTACCACGTCAGCGACGAGGCGTACGAATATTTCACGTACGACGGCGCCCGGCACTTCTCCCCCGGCTCCCTCGGCGGGGAGCACGTGATCTCCCTCTACAGCCTCTCCAAGGCGTACGGGATGGCGAGCTGGCGGGTCGGGTTCCTCGTGGCCCCGGAGCGCCTGCACCGCGACCTCATGAAGATCCAGGACACGGTCGTCGTCAGCGGGCCGGCGATCTCCCAGTACGTCGGCCTGCGCGCGATGCAGGTCGGGCGCGCCCATTGCGCATCGCATCTGCCCTCCCTCGCCGGGGTGCGGGGAAAGGTCCTGGCGCGCCTGTCCGATGCGGGGGACCTCCTGGAGGTCCCCCGCGCGGAGGGCGCCTTCTACCTGTTCGCGAAGGCGAACACGGAGATGAGCGCCATCGCCCTGTCGGAACGGCTGGTCCGGGAACACCGGGTCGCCGTCATCCCCGGGGAGACGTTCGGCGTGACCCGCGGATGCTGGCTGCGGATCGCGTACGGGAGCCTGCGGGAGGAGACCGCCGTCGAGGGGATCGACCGGTTCGTGAACGGAGTGCGCGTGATTCTCGGGCGATGA
- a CDS encoding metallophosphoesterase codes for MSLFLLSFFLVYGSMHVYALLKARSALAPGTGTTLALLLLLAVLLFAPIATRLLSGRGYEEAARISAYIGYLWMGFLFFLTCLNLSVDLLRLPLRAMGGGGIAANAAALLAGRSAFLCIAGLAVALSGYAIVEASRIEVVRLRIATNRLPASVPSLRIAQITDLHLGLIHRAGMAKEVARIVALERPDLFVSTGDLLDGQLDGVEETAEILRGIPARRGKFAVLGNHEYFAGIERAIAFTGRSGLTVLRDNAIVVDNAVRLAGVDDPVGERFGRTGGLSESALLGNRPDGLFTVLLKHRPVLDPATGEIFDLQLSGHTHHGQIFPFRLLTRLFFPLLAGNHSVPGGGILHVSRGTGTWGPPMRFLAPPEITVVDIVRSLPAGSE; via the coding sequence ATGAGCCTGTTCCTGCTTTCGTTCTTCCTGGTCTACGGTTCCATGCACGTCTACGCCCTTCTCAAGGCGAGATCGGCGCTCGCGCCCGGCACCGGGACGACGCTCGCGCTTCTCCTCCTCCTCGCGGTCCTCCTGTTCGCGCCGATCGCCACGCGGCTGCTGAGCGGCCGCGGCTACGAGGAGGCGGCACGGATCTCCGCGTACATCGGCTACCTGTGGATGGGGTTTCTCTTCTTCCTCACCTGCCTGAACCTCTCCGTCGACCTCCTCCGCCTGCCCCTGCGGGCGATGGGGGGCGGCGGGATCGCCGCAAACGCGGCGGCGCTGCTCGCGGGACGCTCCGCGTTCCTCTGCATCGCCGGACTCGCCGTCGCGCTGTCGGGGTATGCGATCGTCGAGGCGTCCCGCATCGAAGTCGTCCGGCTCCGCATCGCCACGAACCGGCTCCCGGCGTCCGTCCCCTCCCTGCGGATCGCGCAGATCACCGACCTCCACCTCGGGCTCATCCATCGGGCCGGCATGGCGAAGGAAGTTGCGAGGATCGTCGCGCTCGAACGACCGGATCTGTTCGTCTCGACCGGGGACCTCCTGGACGGACAGCTCGACGGCGTCGAGGAGACGGCGGAGATCCTGCGGGGGATCCCCGCGCGGCGCGGGAAATTCGCGGTCCTCGGGAACCACGAATATTTCGCCGGGATCGAACGTGCGATCGCCTTCACCGGGCGATCGGGGTTGACGGTCCTCCGGGACAATGCCATCGTGGTCGACAATGCGGTGCGGCTTGCAGGGGTGGACGATCCGGTCGGTGAACGTTTCGGCAGGACCGGCGGACTTTCCGAATCGGCCCTTCTCGGAAATCGCCCGGACGGGCTGTTCACGGTCCTCCTCAAGCACCGCCCCGTGCTGGACCCGGCAACGGGGGAAATATTCGACCTGCAGCTCTCAGGGCACACCCATCACGGGCAGATCTTCCCGTTCCGCCTCCTCACACGGCTGTTCTTCCCTCTCCTCGCGGGAAACCATTCCGTCCCCGGGGGGGGAATCCTGCACGTGAGCCGCGGAACGGGAACGTGGGGGCCCCCGATGCGCTTTCTCGCCCCCCCGGAGATCACCGTCGTGGATATCGTTCGCTCCCTGCCGGCCGGTTCCGAATGA
- a CDS encoding zinc ribbon domain-containing protein, giving the protein MPTYEYKCPGCGEFEKEQRMTDPPLKKCPHCGKAVTRLIGGGGGFVLKGSNWVSKMSSSGESMKKKADRFMKQTVGEVAEDIAKGSRSH; this is encoded by the coding sequence GTGCCCACCTACGAGTACAAATGCCCCGGGTGCGGGGAGTTCGAGAAGGAGCAGCGGATGACCGACCCGCCGCTCAAGAAGTGCCCCCATTGCGGCAAGGCGGTCACTCGGTTGATCGGCGGCGGCGGCGGATTCGTGCTGAAGGGGTCGAACTGGGTTTCGAAGATGTCGTCTTCGGGGGAATCCATGAAGAAGAAGGCCGACCGGTTCATGAAGCAGACCGTGGGCGAGGTCGCCGAGGACATCGCGAAGGGATCCCGTTCGCATTAG
- a CDS encoding class II glutamine amidotransferase — translation MCRMVGFASAEARDIAPYLACLARFCSSGNLVAGWEKRPGGNHPNGWGVAWRAEGEIRTVKSGNPAAADPLLSDIRARTDRFIGHVRYASDPETVCAANSHPFQALGVTLAHNGTFFGKIGEEAGARKISDTVVFLQLLENRWKERTLSGLSEALRGLLSDRDLVGEYSAANLLIATGNALYAFRRFHRYGEYYTLYLNSGEGLTVVASEPLDADPGWRLLADGELVELSPGAPRTTLLTLPA, via the coding sequence ATGTGCCGAATGGTCGGTTTCGCATCGGCGGAAGCGCGGGACATCGCGCCGTATCTCGCCTGCCTCGCCCGCTTCTGCTCGTCCGGTAACCTCGTCGCGGGCTGGGAGAAGCGCCCGGGGGGAAATCACCCGAACGGGTGGGGCGTCGCATGGCGCGCGGAAGGCGAGATCCGGACGGTAAAAAGCGGAAATCCCGCCGCGGCCGACCCCCTTCTTTCCGACATCCGTGCACGGACCGACCGGTTCATCGGCCACGTCCGGTACGCGTCGGATCCGGAAACCGTGTGCGCGGCGAATTCGCACCCGTTCCAGGCGCTGGGAGTGACCCTCGCGCACAACGGCACCTTTTTCGGGAAGATCGGCGAGGAGGCGGGTGCCCGGAAGATCAGCGACACCGTGGTTTTCCTCCAACTTCTCGAGAACCGCTGGAAGGAACGGACGCTTTCGGGGTTATCCGAAGCGCTTCGGGGATTGCTTTCCGACCGCGACCTGGTGGGGGAGTATTCCGCGGCGAACCTGCTGATCGCCACAGGCAACGCGCTCTACGCCTTCCGACGGTTCCACCGGTACGGGGAGTATTACACCCTGTACCTGAACTCCGGGGAAGGGCTCACGGTCGTCGCGAGCGAGCCGCTGGACGCGGATCCCGGGTGGCGTCTCCTCGCGGACGGGGAATTGGTCGAACTTTCGCCGGGCGCCCCCCGCACCACCCTGCTCACCCTTCCTGCCTAA